A stretch of the Streptomyces ortus genome encodes the following:
- a CDS encoding sugar ABC transporter substrate-binding protein, protein MNRAVATGSIALTLASAFTLTACGGSGGAGVAADAKQTLTVWAMGTEGEKLGDVAEEYEKSHSNLTVKVTPIGWDVAHQKLVAAAAAGKLPDVMQMGGSYLGEFADMGVLEPVDTKTIHETDYFPAAWQQGTYDGKTYGAPWYVDTRVLFYRTDLAKKAGIEKAPATMAELRSAAEAYQKKAGTKWGLSIQPGGLDTVQSFYQFLYSAGGAIIDDDGKAAVNSAAAVKALENYGSYFDKGLSEKSVRPGYDVTKDFNTGAVPMFFGGPWLTNLIDENYPDLKDKWAVAPVPADQASVSMAGGSSLAISADSDHKAAAKELVAYLTGAKGQADWFERTNDLPANTEAWTSGDLADDPTMQVWRQQMDTARATPSQPKLTEITSKVDTAIESVTQGKSSAKEALDKAQSEIEGLVQ, encoded by the coding sequence ATGAACCGCGCCGTCGCAACCGGGTCGATCGCACTCACCCTGGCGTCCGCGTTCACCCTCACCGCCTGTGGCGGCTCGGGTGGCGCGGGCGTGGCAGCAGACGCCAAGCAGACCCTGACCGTGTGGGCGATGGGCACGGAGGGGGAGAAGCTCGGCGACGTGGCCGAGGAGTACGAGAAGTCCCACTCCAACCTCACGGTCAAGGTCACCCCGATTGGCTGGGACGTGGCCCACCAGAAGCTGGTCGCCGCCGCTGCCGCCGGGAAGCTCCCCGACGTGATGCAGATGGGCGGCAGCTACCTCGGTGAGTTCGCCGACATGGGCGTCCTGGAGCCGGTCGACACCAAGACCATTCACGAGACCGACTACTTCCCCGCCGCCTGGCAGCAGGGTACGTACGACGGCAAGACCTACGGCGCCCCGTGGTACGTCGACACGCGCGTGCTCTTCTACCGCACCGACCTCGCCAAGAAGGCGGGCATCGAGAAGGCCCCGGCCACCATGGCCGAGCTGCGCAGTGCCGCCGAGGCGTACCAGAAGAAGGCCGGCACCAAGTGGGGCCTGTCCATCCAGCCGGGCGGCCTCGACACCGTGCAGAGCTTCTACCAGTTCCTGTACTCCGCCGGCGGCGCCATCATCGACGACGACGGCAAGGCCGCCGTGAACTCCGCCGCGGCGGTCAAGGCACTGGAGAACTACGGCAGCTACTTCGACAAGGGCCTGAGCGAGAAGTCCGTACGCCCCGGCTACGACGTCACCAAGGACTTCAACACCGGCGCCGTACCCATGTTCTTCGGCGGCCCCTGGCTCACGAACCTCATCGACGAGAACTACCCCGACCTCAAGGACAAGTGGGCCGTCGCCCCCGTACCCGCCGACCAGGCGTCCGTGTCCATGGCCGGCGGTTCCAGCCTGGCCATCTCCGCCGACAGCGACCACAAGGCCGCCGCCAAGGAACTGGTCGCCTACCTCACCGGTGCCAAGGGCCAGGCCGACTGGTTCGAGCGCACCAACGACCTGCCCGCCAACACCGAGGCCTGGACGAGCGGCGACCTCGCCGACGACCCGACCATGCAGGTGTGGCGGCAGCAGATGGACACCGCCCGCGCCACCCCCTCCCAGCCCAAGCTGACCGAGATCACCTCCAAGGTGGACACCGCCATCGAGTCGGTCACCCAGGGCAAGTCCTCCGCGAAGGAAGCGCTGGACAAGGCCCAGTCCGAGATCGAAGGCCTCGTGCAGTAG
- a CDS encoding DUF5670 family protein: MVPLLLVLLLALILFAAGFALKILWWIAIVVLVLWLIGFVARPKRGSGRWYRW; encoded by the coding sequence ATGGTTCCCCTGCTACTTGTTCTTCTGCTGGCCCTGATCCTCTTCGCCGCGGGTTTCGCGCTGAAAATCCTGTGGTGGATCGCGATCGTCGTTCTGGTCCTGTGGCTGATCGGCTTCGTCGCCCGCCCGAAGCGCGGGAGTGGCCGCTGGTACCGCTGGTAG
- a CDS encoding PRC-barrel domain containing protein — MTENVWGYKSTAGRLAGVDLTGYKVEATDGNIGKVDKHSDEVGDAYLVVDTGVWIFGKEVLLPASTVVSIDQDEQKIVVDRTKQQIKDAPEFDRDKHLGDQGYRDELGTYYGTGGPHV; from the coding sequence GTGACTGAAAATGTATGGGGTTACAAGTCGACCGCGGGTCGTCTGGCGGGTGTGGACCTTACGGGTTACAAGGTCGAGGCCACGGACGGCAATATCGGCAAGGTCGACAAGCACTCCGACGAGGTCGGTGACGCCTACCTGGTGGTGGACACCGGTGTGTGGATCTTCGGCAAGGAGGTCCTGCTGCCCGCCAGCACGGTCGTCAGCATCGACCAGGACGAGCAGAAGATCGTGGTCGACCGCACCAAGCAGCAGATCAAGGACGCGCCGGAGTTCGACCGCGACAAGCACCTGGGCGACCAGGGCTACCGCGACGAACTCGGCACGTACTACGGCACGGGCGGCCCGCACGTCTGA
- a CDS encoding LacI family DNA-binding transcriptional regulator: MNAIPTVYDVAERAGVSIATVSRVYRSPDSVRAATRERVLAAATELGYVPSGNARGLASRSTGVLGLCFPDYSDPDTVGAEDDDAAMLYSDQIIRGMERAARRHGYALLIAASLAGGPESLVAQVAGRVDGFAVMARTVPTEELEAISRRRPVVMLAGPRAQDPSLDHLDHVEVANEDGQYELTRHLIHDHGLRRLAYVGLVDDSPDVEARFRGFRRACAEAGVEGAAAPALRMPMMTQAEGARAAGLLCEGDGGRPEAFVFANDQMAVGALQALERRGLRVPDDVVVTGFDGIPLSRMVRPALTTVRQPMVRMGEEAVDLLVRRLGGQPPREPVSLMLPVGVVRRASCGCEDTTAIPTLG, from the coding sequence GTGAACGCGATTCCCACGGTGTACGACGTGGCCGAACGCGCCGGAGTGTCCATCGCCACGGTGTCCAGGGTGTACCGCAGCCCCGACTCCGTACGCGCCGCCACCCGCGAACGCGTCCTGGCGGCGGCGACCGAGCTGGGATACGTGCCGAGCGGCAACGCCCGTGGCCTCGCCAGCCGTTCCACCGGGGTCCTCGGCCTGTGTTTCCCGGACTACTCCGACCCCGACACGGTCGGCGCCGAGGACGACGACGCCGCGATGCTCTACTCGGACCAGATCATCCGGGGCATGGAACGCGCGGCCCGCCGGCACGGGTACGCGCTGCTGATCGCGGCCTCCCTCGCCGGGGGCCCGGAGAGCCTGGTGGCCCAGGTAGCCGGCCGGGTGGACGGCTTCGCCGTGATGGCGCGCACGGTGCCGACGGAAGAACTCGAAGCGATCTCCCGGCGCCGGCCGGTGGTGATGCTGGCCGGACCCCGCGCACAGGACCCCTCCCTGGACCATCTCGACCACGTCGAGGTCGCCAACGAGGACGGCCAGTACGAGCTGACCCGGCACCTGATCCACGACCACGGGCTGCGCCGCCTCGCCTACGTGGGACTCGTGGACGACTCACCGGATGTCGAGGCGCGGTTCCGGGGCTTCCGCCGGGCCTGCGCCGAGGCGGGAGTCGAGGGCGCCGCCGCACCGGCGCTGCGCATGCCGATGATGACCCAGGCGGAGGGTGCCCGCGCCGCAGGCCTGCTGTGTGAGGGAGACGGCGGTCGGCCCGAGGCGTTCGTGTTCGCCAACGACCAGATGGCGGTGGGCGCGCTCCAGGCACTCGAACGCCGTGGCCTGCGCGTACCCGACGACGTCGTCGTGACCGGCTTCGACGGCATTCCGCTGAGCCGCATGGTGCGCCCCGCGCTGACCACCGTGCGGCAGCCGATGGTGCGCATGGGGGAGGAGGCCGTCGACCTGCTCGTACGACGGCTGGGCGGACAGCCGCCGCGCGAACCCGTCTCCCTGATGCTGCCGGTCGGCGTGGTCCGCCGGGCGAGCTGCGGCTGCGAGGACACGACAGCCATCCCGACGCTCGGCTGA
- a CDS encoding carbohydrate ABC transporter permease: protein MSLTTGPAAPQAAAVDKSPHGGGGTGRDRRGNRSLSKHNLTGWLFSTPFLVLFGVFMLFPIVATLLMSFTDFGARNVTRPLEAEFVGLDNYTRLFQDDKFLKALFNTGYFVVVGVPATIVLGLLAAILLNNGIHRARTLFRVGFYAPVVTTIVAVAVVWRFVLDPSDGLIVSLATEVGLTAPDFLGSETWAMPSLITMAVWRNLGTVMVLCIAGLQAIPADVREAARLDGAGAWQELRGITVPLLRPTLLYATVITTIGYLNVFEEPFVMTQGGPSDSTLTVSLDMYREGFNFFHMGYASAMAYVLFVVIMGITVLQLRLLKDNTR, encoded by the coding sequence ATGTCCCTCACCACAGGACCGGCCGCCCCGCAGGCGGCGGCCGTCGACAAGAGCCCGCACGGTGGCGGCGGAACCGGTCGCGACCGCCGCGGCAACCGCTCGCTCAGCAAGCACAATCTGACCGGCTGGCTGTTCTCCACCCCGTTCCTGGTGCTGTTCGGCGTCTTCATGCTCTTCCCGATCGTCGCCACGCTCCTGATGAGCTTCACCGATTTCGGGGCCCGCAACGTCACCCGCCCGCTGGAGGCGGAGTTCGTCGGCCTGGACAACTACACCCGGCTGTTCCAGGACGACAAGTTCCTCAAGGCCCTGTTCAACACGGGCTACTTCGTGGTCGTGGGCGTGCCCGCGACCATCGTCCTCGGACTGCTCGCGGCGATCCTGCTGAACAACGGCATCCACCGGGCCCGCACCCTGTTCCGCGTCGGCTTCTACGCACCGGTCGTCACGACCATCGTCGCCGTGGCCGTCGTCTGGCGCTTCGTGCTCGACCCCTCCGACGGACTGATCGTCTCCCTCGCCACCGAAGTGGGCCTGACCGCACCGGACTTCCTCGGCTCGGAGACCTGGGCCATGCCGTCCCTGATCACCATGGCGGTGTGGCGCAACCTGGGCACCGTCATGGTCCTGTGCATCGCCGGCCTCCAGGCCATCCCCGCGGACGTCCGTGAGGCGGCCCGCCTCGACGGCGCCGGAGCCTGGCAGGAACTGCGCGGCATCACCGTCCCCCTGCTGCGACCCACCCTCCTGTACGCCACGGTCATCACCACCATCGGCTACCTCAACGTCTTCGAGGAGCCCTTCGTGATGACCCAGGGCGGCCCTTCCGACTCCACGCTCACCGTGTCGCTCGACATGTACCGCGAGGGCTTCAACTTCTTCCACATGGGCTACGCCAGCGCCATGGCGTACGT
- a CDS encoding enoyl-CoA hydratase/isomerase family protein — MTGSEDSVLLHTAGRAAHLTLNRPRAINALTHAMVRRVDEALTAWEHDSAVETVVVTGAGERGLCAGGDIRAIHDDARDGDGTASAAFWRDEYRLNARIARWSKPYVAVMDGIVMGGGVGISAHGGVRVVTERSRIAMPETGIGFVPDVGGTYLLSRAPGELGTRLALTGEAIGAGDALMCGLADHHVPSASLPGLLDDLAELPVRGALDRHARPAPEGELAGQREWTDSCFAAGTVEEIVRRLLDHGDPVAKETAELLLAKSPTALKVTLTAVRRARRLGSLERVLRQEYRVSCAALTTPDLVEGIRAQVIDKDRTPRWSPATLAEVTDGDVERFFEPLGERGPELELETGPETGPEAGPEAGPETDPELGPSRGLRWGLR, encoded by the coding sequence ATGACCGGCAGCGAAGACTCGGTCCTGCTGCACACGGCCGGCCGGGCCGCCCACCTCACCCTCAACCGCCCGAGGGCCATCAACGCCCTCACCCACGCCATGGTGCGGCGCGTCGACGAGGCGCTGACCGCGTGGGAGCACGACAGCGCCGTGGAGACGGTCGTCGTCACCGGAGCGGGGGAGCGCGGCCTGTGCGCGGGCGGCGACATCCGCGCCATCCACGACGACGCCCGGGACGGGGACGGCACCGCCTCCGCCGCGTTCTGGCGCGACGAGTACCGCCTCAACGCCCGTATCGCCCGCTGGTCCAAGCCCTACGTCGCCGTCATGGACGGCATCGTCATGGGCGGGGGCGTCGGCATCTCCGCGCACGGCGGCGTCCGGGTCGTCACCGAACGGTCGAGGATCGCCATGCCCGAGACCGGCATCGGCTTCGTGCCCGACGTCGGCGGCACCTACCTGCTCTCCCGCGCTCCGGGCGAACTGGGCACCCGCCTGGCGCTGACGGGTGAGGCGATCGGGGCCGGGGACGCCCTGATGTGCGGGCTCGCCGACCACCACGTACCGTCGGCGTCGCTTCCCGGTCTCCTCGACGACCTCGCCGAGCTGCCAGTCCGGGGAGCGCTCGACCGGCACGCGCGGCCCGCACCGGAGGGGGAGCTGGCCGGGCAGCGGGAGTGGACCGACTCCTGCTTCGCCGCCGGCACGGTCGAGGAGATCGTCCGGCGGCTGCTCGACCACGGTGATCCGGTGGCGAAGGAGACCGCGGAGCTTCTGCTCGCCAAGTCGCCCACCGCGCTGAAGGTCACCCTGACCGCCGTACGCCGCGCCCGGCGCCTCGGTTCGCTGGAGCGCGTGCTGCGGCAGGAGTACCGCGTCTCCTGCGCCGCCCTGACCACGCCCGACCTGGTCGAGGGCATCCGAGCCCAGGTCATCGACAAGGACCGCACCCCCCGCTGGTCGCCGGCCACCCTCGCCGAAGTCACCGACGGCGACGTGGAACGCTTCTTCGAGCCGCTCGGCGAACGCGGCCCGGAGCTGGAACTGGAGACGGGCCCGGAGACAGGACCCGAGGCAGGACCCGAGGCAGGACCCGAGACAGATCCGGAGCTGGGCCCGAGTCGGGGCCTGAGGTGGGGCCTGAGATGA
- a CDS encoding histidine phosphatase family protein: MTHRVTFVSPATSSSLRAARFDDGASIDAGAAARARAVGASLPPVTRAVVSPSVRCRETAAALGLDAVDTAEWAGLDVGRWRGRTLAEVGAAEPEAVARWLADPASAPHGGESVADFRDRVARLLESSSATDGRTLAVVEPEVVRAVVAHVLAAPAAAFWRIDVPPLSATTISGRGGRWNLRVGQPLDAGPATDL, encoded by the coding sequence ATGACCCACCGCGTCACTTTCGTCTCACCCGCGACGAGTTCGTCGCTGCGTGCGGCGCGCTTCGACGACGGGGCCTCGATCGACGCCGGCGCGGCTGCCCGCGCCCGTGCCGTGGGCGCGTCGCTCCCACCGGTCACGCGCGCCGTGGTCTCTCCCTCGGTGCGCTGCCGGGAGACGGCCGCCGCCCTCGGCCTGGACGCGGTGGACACGGCGGAGTGGGCGGGACTGGACGTGGGGCGCTGGCGCGGCCGTACGCTCGCCGAGGTCGGTGCGGCCGAACCGGAAGCCGTGGCCCGCTGGCTCGCCGATCCGGCCTCCGCGCCGCACGGCGGTGAGTCCGTGGCGGACTTCCGCGACCGGGTGGCGCGCCTGCTGGAGTCCTCCTCCGCCACGGACGGCCGTACGCTCGCCGTCGTCGAACCAGAAGTCGTACGAGCCGTGGTGGCCCATGTGCTGGCAGCGCCGGCCGCGGCCTTCTGGCGGATCGACGTGCCGCCGCTGTCCGCCACCACGATCAGTGGACGCGGCGGCCGGTGGAACCTGCGGGTCGGGCAGCCACTGGACGCCGGCCCGGCCACGGACCTCTGA
- a CDS encoding CbtB domain-containing protein, whose translation MAQHVAPPSTTPVVPAKLPLRDIAPWAVFIGVLMLLLLYFVGAEQGATSVVSGGDVHEWVHDARHLLGFPCH comes from the coding sequence ATGGCGCAGCATGTCGCCCCGCCGAGCACCACCCCTGTCGTGCCCGCCAAGCTGCCGCTGAGGGACATCGCTCCCTGGGCGGTCTTCATCGGCGTCCTGATGCTGCTCCTGCTGTACTTCGTCGGCGCCGAACAGGGCGCCACCTCCGTCGTCTCCGGCGGGGACGTCCACGAATGGGTCCACGACGCACGTCACCTGCTCGGCTTCCCCTGCCACTGA
- a CDS encoding CbtA family protein encodes MNSATVRNLLVRGMLAGLAAGVLALVVAYFLGEPNVDSAIGFEESHAAAHEHEAELVSRSLQSTAGLATGVLVYGVAFGGITALAYCFALGRVGPFGPRATALLLSGAALVAVYVVPFLKYPANPPAVGDPDTIGKRTTLYLLMMVLGVLLAVAAVIVGKRLAPKLGTWYATVVAVLGFVVLIGLAYAFLPAVNEVPRDFPAALLWRFRLSALALQITLWSAFGLVFGALAERLLHPKRATVAGDTATPAPH; translated from the coding sequence ATGAACTCCGCAACGGTGAGAAACCTTCTCGTGCGGGGCATGCTCGCCGGCCTGGCCGCCGGCGTGCTCGCCCTGGTCGTCGCCTACTTCCTCGGTGAACCGAACGTCGACAGCGCCATCGGCTTCGAGGAGTCCCACGCCGCCGCGCACGAGCACGAGGCCGAACTCGTCTCGCGCAGCCTGCAGTCCACCGCCGGCCTCGCCACCGGCGTACTGGTCTACGGGGTGGCCTTCGGTGGCATCACCGCCCTCGCCTACTGCTTCGCCCTCGGCCGCGTCGGCCCTTTCGGCCCCCGCGCCACGGCGCTGTTGCTCTCGGGGGCCGCGCTGGTCGCCGTCTACGTCGTGCCGTTCCTGAAGTACCCGGCCAACCCGCCCGCGGTCGGTGACCCCGACACCATCGGCAAGCGGACCACCCTCTATCTCCTCATGATGGTGCTGGGCGTACTCCTCGCCGTCGCCGCGGTGATCGTCGGCAAGCGGCTCGCACCGAAACTGGGCACCTGGTACGCCACCGTCGTCGCCGTTCTCGGCTTCGTCGTCCTGATCGGACTGGCGTACGCGTTCCTGCCCGCGGTCAACGAGGTGCCCCGTGACTTCCCGGCCGCCCTGCTGTGGCGGTTCAGGCTCTCCGCCCTCGCCCTGCAGATCACGCTGTGGTCGGCCTTCGGGCTCGTCTTCGGTGCACTGGCCGAACGGCTGCTCCACCCGAAACGCGCCACGGTCGCGGGGGATACGGCGACACCGGCCCCGCACTGA